GGCTGGCGACAAGCCACGCTACGATGGCACTTGGCGTCCGGAAGCTGGCAAAACTTTGCCGCCGCTACCGGCCGATCGCAAGCCGGTCATTCGTTTTAAAAATCCGCTCGATGGCGTGGTCAGTTGGCTCGATTTGGTCAAGGGTGAAATCAGTATTGCCAATCGCGAACTCGATGATTTGGTGATCGCGCGCCCGGATGGCACGCCGACCTATAATTTTTGCGTCGCCGTTGATGACAACGATATGCAAATCACGCATGTGATACGCGGCGATGACCATGTCAATAATACGCCACGCCAGATTAATATCCTTACTGCGCTCGGCGCCAGTTTGCCGCATTACGCGCATGTACCGATGATACTCGGTGCCGATGGTCAGAAATTGTCGAAACGTCGCGATGCCGTCAGTGTGATGGATTACCTCGATAAAGGTTATCTGCCTGAAGCGATGCTCAATTATTTGGCGCGACTCGGTTGGAGCCATGGCGATGAAGAGATTTTTTCCATGGAACAGATGTGCAGTTGGTTTGACTTGACGCATTTGTCCGGTTCACCGGCGCAATTCAATCCGGAAAAACTTGGCTGGATCAATAATCATTACATCAAGGCAGCCGACAATGCGCGCTTGGCCGAATTGGTGCGTGCATCGATGTTGGCCGATGGTGCGGAGTTTGATGGCGCGCCCGATTTGGCGGCAGTGATCGCTTTGTTGAAAGAGCGCGCCAATACCACACTCGAGCTGGGGCACGCCGCAATGCTGTTTTACCGCACGCCTGCACCTGATCCAGTGTTGCTCGCACAGCAGCTGACGGCGGCCGTACAACCGGCCTTGGCGCAGTTTGCCGCGCAGTGTGAAACAGTGGAATGGAC
The sequence above is drawn from the Undibacterium sp. CCC3.4 genome and encodes:
- the gltX gene encoding glutamate--tRNA ligase, whose product is MTVRTRFAPSPTGYLHVGGARTALFSWAFARHFGGTFVLRIEDTDLERSTPAAVQAILDGMQWLGLGHDEGPFYQMQRMERYSAVLADMLAQGTAYHCYCSNEEVEAMRERQRAAGDKPRYDGTWRPEAGKTLPPLPADRKPVIRFKNPLDGVVSWLDLVKGEISIANRELDDLVIARPDGTPTYNFCVAVDDNDMQITHVIRGDDHVNNTPRQINILTALGASLPHYAHVPMILGADGQKLSKRRDAVSVMDYLDKGYLPEAMLNYLARLGWSHGDEEIFSMEQMCSWFDLTHLSGSPAQFNPEKLGWINNHYIKAADNARLAELVRASMLADGAEFDGAPDLAAVIALLKERANTTLELGHAAMLFYRTPAPDPVLLAQQLTAAVQPALAQFAAQCETVEWTKAAISAVLKQVLAEHGLKMPQLAMPLRLLLTGQLQTPSIDAVIELFGRERVLQRLRVTV